In one Ochotona princeps isolate mOchPri1 chromosome 16, mOchPri1.hap1, whole genome shotgun sequence genomic region, the following are encoded:
- the C5AR2 gene encoding C5a anaphylatoxin chemotactic receptor 2 yields the protein MENASLTYEYGDYGDLLDLPVDCPNGMCLSHNSRHVTPLVLYAAIFLVGVPGNAMVIWVTWKEAGRSAGAPWFLNLAVADLLCCLSLPILAVPIAQGGHWPYGAVGCRALSSVMLLSMYASVLLLTALSADLCLLVLRPSWQMATWRTRGVQVACGAAWVLALLLTVPSAIHRRLHQEHFPARLECVVDYGGSVVTENAVAAMRFLGGFVGPLVVVAGSLGTLLCRGNRRQRSLAMAVIVGFFVCWTPYQLLGLVLSKARPVSKLLVQALKVEPFVVGLALAHSCLNPLLFLYFGRAQLRQSLLAAFRWALRDTQGQDASVISKTFTSREPVSEMRV from the coding sequence ATGGAGAACGCATCACTGACCTATGAGTACGGGGACTACGGCGACCTTCTGGATCTCCCTGTGGACTGCCCAAATGGCATGTGCCTCTCCCACAACTCGCGCCATGTGACCCCTCTCGTGCTCTATGCCGCCATCTTCCTGGTGGGAGTGCCAGGCAACGCCATGGTGATCTGGGTGACCTGGAAGGAGGCCGGCCGGTCAGCTGGGGCCCCCTGGTTCCTGAACTTGGCCGTGGCGGACTTGCtgtgctgcctctccctgcccatcCTGGCTGTGCCCATAGCCCAGGGTGGCCACTGGCCATATGGGGCCGTGGGCTGCCGGGCACTGTCCTCTGTCATGTTGCTGTCCATGTATGCCAGCGTCCTGCTCCTGACCGCCCTCAGTGCTGACCTCTGCCTGCTGGTGCTCCGGCCCTCCTGGCAGATGGCGACGTGGCGGACCCGTGGGGTGCAGGTGGCCTGCGGGGCAGCCTGGGTGCTGGCCTTGCTGCTCACGGTGCCCTCTGCCATCCACCGGCGGCTGCACCAGGAGCACTTCCCGGCCCGGCTGGAATGCGTGGTGGACTACGGGGGTTCGGTGGTGACTGAGAATGCCGTGGCGGCCATGCGGTTCTTGGGCGGCTTCGTGGGGCCACTGGTGGTTGTAGCCGGCTCCCTTGGGACTCTTCTTTGCCGAGGGAACCGACGACAGCGGTCACTGGCCATGGCTGTCAtcgtgggtttttttgtttgctggACCCCCTACCAACTGCTGGGGCTGGTCCTGTCCAAGGCCCGCCCGGTctccaagctcctggttcagGCCCTGAAGGTGGAACCATTTGTGGTGGGCCTTGCCCTTGCCCACAGCTGCCTCAACCCCCTGCTTTTTCTGTACTTTGGGAGGGCTCAGCTCCGACAGTCGCTGCTAGCTGCCTTCCGCTGGGCCCTGAGGGACACGCAGGGCCAGGACGCAAGTGTCATTAGCAAGACCTTCACCAGCCGGGAACCGGTGTCTGAGATGCGGGTGTAG
- the C5AR1 gene encoding C5a anaphylatoxin chemotactic receptor 1 yields MENITEYPDYGTLYPPIVANPSHHLRPLDVIALVIYMAVFLMGVPGNALVVWVTAQEAKRVINAIWFLNLAVADLLSCLALPVLFVSIIQDGHWSLGEAACHILPSLILLNLYASILLLATISADRFLLVFNPIWCQNFRGARLAWLLCGLAWALALVLTIPSFLYRSLLEEHFPPKKSCGVNYGPNGEHKEMTVAMMRLVIGFLLPLLTLSVCYTFLLLRTWSRKATRSAKTLKVVVTVVTCFFILWLPYQVTGTLMALHPSHSATFKAASKLDRLCVSLAYVNCCINPIIYVVAGKTRIRKSLPSILRHVLTDETLSRDSKSVTRSTADTTAERCQAV; encoded by the coding sequence ATGGAAAACATCACTGAATACCCGGATTACGGTACCCTGTACCCTCCCATCGTGGCTAACCCTTCCCATCATCTGCGCCCGCTGGATGTCATAGCCTTGGTCATCTACATGGCTGTCTTCCTGATGGGTGTGCCGGGCAATGCCCTGGTGGTGTGGGTGACGGCACAGGAGGCCAAGCGAGTCATCAACGCCATCTGGTTCCTCAATCTGGCCGTGGCTGACCTCCTGTCGTGCCTGGCGCTGCCTGTCTTGTTCGTGTCCATCATCCAGGACGGGCACTGGTCCTTGGGCGAGGCCGCCTGTCACATCCTGCCCTCCCTCATCTTGCTCAACTTGTACGCCAGCATCCTGCTCCTGGCCACCATCAGCGCCGACCGCTTCTTGCTGGTGTTCAACCCCATCTGGTGCCAGAACTTCCGAGGGGCCCGCTTAGCCTGGCTgctctgtggcctggcctgggccctggctttggtcttgacTATCCCCTCCTTCCTGTACCGGTCACTGCTGGAGGAGCACTTTCCACCCAAGAAGTCTTGTGGTGTGAATTATGGGCCCAACGGCGAGCACAAGGAGATGACTGTGGCCATGATGCGACTGGTCATTGGCTTCCTGCTGCCACTGTTGACGCTCAGCGTCTGCTACACCTTCCTCTTGCTGCGGACCTGGAGTCGCAAGGCCACACGCTCCGCCAAGACGCTCAAGGTGGTGGTGACTGTGGTGACCTGTTTCTTCATCCTCTGGCTGCCTTACCAAGTGACTGGCACGCTCATGGCCCTGCACCCCTCCCATTCCGCCACCTTCAAGGCGGCCTCCAAGCTAGACCGTCTGTGTGTCTCCCTGGCCTATGTCAACTGTTGCATCAACCCCATCATCTACGTGGTTGCCGGGAAGACCCGGATCCGCAAGTCCCTCCCCAGCATCCTCCGCCACGTGCTGACCGACGAGACCCTGAGCCGGGACAGCAAGTCGGTCACGCGCTCCACGGCGGACACCACAGCCGAGCGGTGCCAGGCAGTGTGA